From the genome of Gemmatimonas phototrophica, one region includes:
- a CDS encoding DEAD/DEAH box helicase codes for MIDRSLLTETHLPDRPGESAVPDRVRAIRRRMALAILPPLPSPRLGTITLLTHQQQAAARLLRMLAWHRGALLADDVGLGKTFTALAVAQRYQQVHVLAPAALVPMWQGALLRSQQAHITVHSLHRFSRRTPPPVKLVASPTTGAGPHPLIIVDEAHALRNPSTLRYRHLAAAVAGCHVLLISATPLHNSPRDLHALFALFRGQQADTLRPDVLSSLIVRRDQALTHPRTPRAPAGRREQTTVSGAIRPDVHTHRALVVPQDRRTLDLLLALPAPLPAHDGAVAGALIRLGLLRAWCSSDAALAQVVTRRIQRGSAMRDALHAGRHPTNAELRAWVLGDDGGTEMQLGFPELLVQQTAPDMTANGKPPLVLLDRHLEALRLLRDHHAATAQADAVRAAMLRTVRERHAGVSVVAFSQYSRTVQALYRALSDIAGVGLLTGSSARIASGAVSRTELLEHFAPRAHGRPPPPTHQAVTLLLTTDLIAEGVNLQDAGVIVHLDLPWTYALRTQRTGRVARLGSRFRVVHEYRVQAAAAARRALRAETRVARKAALTARYVGGIQSGWSGSSRVAVSAADVTSQWLNCLDSWMQDAPVAPQEDAPWLAVQTREGTACTALVLTTVADGHTLLALMQHHGRWRVSSRPAALLRVAEMQRQATPLSAPSGVDAHAWGHRICRVVHQWHVRQNARRVSGLSAHAPNPDGPPLAPAQRRAMAWLLRIVSALSTVHRQQYAHAIAAARACIEHAYGTAAERALTTWMQTGPSDPTRQLLAWREFDVLVRGVPTVSTRSRETVAASSHSGGDVLACLLYIGVTGESPP; via the coding sequence ATGATTGATCGTTCACTCCTCACGGAAACCCATCTGCCTGACCGGCCTGGCGAGTCGGCAGTACCAGATCGTGTGCGCGCCATCAGACGACGCATGGCACTCGCCATTCTCCCGCCCCTTCCCTCACCGCGGCTTGGCACCATCACGCTGCTCACGCATCAGCAACAGGCCGCGGCTCGGCTCCTTCGTATGCTGGCCTGGCACCGCGGGGCACTGCTGGCCGACGATGTGGGCTTGGGAAAAACGTTCACCGCGCTCGCCGTGGCGCAGCGCTACCAGCAGGTCCACGTGCTCGCCCCGGCCGCGCTTGTGCCCATGTGGCAAGGTGCCCTGCTGCGCAGCCAGCAAGCACACATCACCGTCCATTCGCTGCACAGATTCTCCCGTCGCACACCACCACCGGTCAAACTCGTAGCGTCACCCACTACGGGCGCAGGCCCCCATCCCCTGATCATCGTGGACGAAGCCCACGCGCTGCGCAACCCGTCCACTCTGCGGTACCGCCACTTGGCTGCAGCCGTGGCTGGCTGCCATGTATTGCTTATCAGCGCCACCCCCCTGCACAACAGCCCACGGGACCTGCATGCGCTCTTTGCGCTATTCCGCGGCCAGCAGGCCGACACGCTTCGCCCGGATGTGCTGTCGTCACTGATCGTCCGTCGCGACCAGGCGCTGACACACCCACGCACGCCCCGCGCGCCGGCGGGTCGTCGGGAGCAGACCACCGTGTCGGGAGCCATTCGCCCGGACGTGCACACCCACCGTGCGCTGGTCGTTCCGCAGGACCGACGCACACTCGATCTGCTGCTCGCGCTCCCGGCGCCGCTCCCGGCCCACGATGGTGCCGTGGCCGGTGCGCTCATCCGACTGGGGCTGTTGCGCGCCTGGTGCTCTAGTGATGCGGCCCTCGCGCAGGTCGTGACCCGCCGCATACAGCGCGGCAGTGCCATGCGCGATGCTCTGCACGCCGGGCGACATCCCACCAATGCGGAGCTACGCGCGTGGGTGCTGGGCGACGACGGTGGCACGGAGATGCAGCTGGGGTTTCCCGAATTGCTGGTGCAGCAGACGGCCCCCGACATGACGGCCAACGGTAAGCCGCCGCTCGTATTGCTCGACCGTCACCTCGAAGCGCTCCGCCTGCTCCGCGATCATCATGCAGCAACGGCGCAGGCCGATGCGGTGCGTGCCGCCATGTTGCGCACGGTCCGCGAACGGCATGCGGGGGTGTCGGTGGTCGCGTTCTCGCAGTACAGCCGTACCGTGCAGGCGCTATACCGCGCCCTCAGCGATATCGCCGGCGTGGGGCTGCTGACGGGAAGCTCCGCCCGTATTGCCAGCGGCGCGGTATCCCGGACGGAGTTGCTGGAGCACTTCGCGCCGCGCGCGCACGGCCGTCCTCCACCGCCGACGCACCAGGCGGTCACGCTGCTGCTCACTACCGATCTCATTGCCGAAGGCGTGAATCTCCAGGACGCCGGCGTCATCGTCCATCTCGATTTGCCGTGGACATACGCGCTGCGCACACAGCGCACCGGCCGCGTGGCCCGCCTTGGTTCGCGCTTTCGCGTGGTGCATGAGTATCGCGTACAAGCCGCGGCCGCGGCCCGTCGCGCTTTACGGGCAGAGACGCGTGTGGCGCGCAAAGCGGCACTCACGGCGCGCTATGTGGGCGGCATACAATCCGGATGGTCGGGGAGCAGTCGCGTTGCCGTCAGTGCTGCAGACGTCACCAGTCAGTGGCTCAACTGTCTCGACTCATGGATGCAAGACGCGCCTGTCGCGCCGCAAGAAGACGCGCCATGGTTGGCGGTGCAGACGCGCGAGGGCACCGCATGCACCGCACTGGTACTGACCACGGTGGCTGATGGGCATACACTGCTGGCACTTATGCAGCACCACGGACGGTGGCGCGTATCATCGCGCCCCGCCGCGCTGTTGCGGGTGGCCGAGATGCAGCGACAGGCCACTCCGCTATCGGCGCCCTCGGGCGTGGACGCACATGCCTGGGGTCACCGGATTTGTCGAGTGGTACATCAATGGCATGTCCGGCAGAACGCGCGACGCGTATCGGGGCTAAGCGCCCATGCGCCGAACCCCGATGGCCCACCGCTGGCCCCTGCACAACGGCGCGCGATGGCGTGGCTGCTGCGCATCGTGTCGGCCCTCTCAACGGTGCACCGGCAACAATACGCCCATGCCATCGCCGCCGCCCGGGCGTGCATTGAGCACGCCTATGGCACAGCGGCAGAACGGGCACTGACCACGTGGATGCAGACCGGCCCCTCGGACCCTACCCGGCAATTGCTGGCGTGGCGTGAGTTCGACGTATTGGTGCGTGGGGTCCCGACTGTGAGTACGCGCAGCCGGGAGACCGTCGCGGCCTCGTCACACTCCGGCGGGGATGTGCTGGCCTGTCTGCTGTATATAGGAGTCACGGGCGAATCGCCGCCGTGA
- a CDS encoding HAD family hydrolase, producing MTRPALLFDLDGTLIDSIGLLLECMQYAFADRARKPTTAEWVAGIGTPLRTQLAEWCAGPDDVEAMVGRYRDYQDLHLERLTSPFPHVLDTMQWARAEGFPTALVTSKGKGMTKRSLDHVGLGQSFDAVVTFEETTRHKPLPDPVFLALERLGAHPEQALFVGDSPHDMHAGRAAGVKTAAALWGPFSRTELAVATPDFWMTGFGELPGIVAGL from the coding sequence ATGACACGTCCTGCCCTGCTTTTTGATCTCGACGGTACGCTCATCGACTCCATTGGTCTGTTGTTGGAGTGCATGCAGTACGCCTTCGCCGACCGTGCGCGTAAACCGACCACCGCCGAGTGGGTCGCGGGTATTGGCACCCCGCTGCGCACCCAATTGGCGGAGTGGTGCGCTGGGCCAGACGACGTGGAGGCCATGGTCGGGCGCTACCGCGACTATCAGGATCTGCATCTGGAGCGGCTCACCAGCCCCTTCCCTCACGTGCTGGACACCATGCAGTGGGCGCGCGCCGAGGGGTTTCCCACGGCGCTCGTGACCAGCAAGGGCAAGGGTATGACCAAGCGCTCCCTCGACCACGTGGGGCTGGGGCAATCGTTCGACGCGGTGGTCACCTTCGAGGAAACCACGCGCCACAAGCCGCTCCCCGACCCCGTCTTTCTGGCCCTGGAGCGGCTGGGAGCCCATCCGGAACAGGCGCTGTTTGTGGGCGATTCGCCCCACGACATGCACGCCGGCCGCGCCGCCGGTGTAAAAACCGCCGCCGCCCTCTGGGGGCCGTTCAGCCGGACGGAGCTGGCCGTGGCCACCCCGGACTTCTGGATGACCGGATTTGGGGAACTGCCGGGCATTGTCGCAGGGCTCTAG
- a CDS encoding RNA polymerase sigma factor: MTEPTLDTRPSQPSAFLPDAADVAAAAGGDRRAFERVYRTHVPKVYSLCLRMLGDRTLADEVTQDVFVRVWEKLPGFRGDSAFGTWLHRVAVNVVLTRRKTSGIQHGRAADDDALELAPTRHEPVGDRLDLEGAIAQLPKGARTVFVLHDVQGFTHEEIGEQLGITPGGSKAQLHRARLLLRAALTR; this comes from the coding sequence GTGACTGAACCCACCCTCGATACCCGGCCGTCCCAGCCTTCGGCGTTCTTGCCGGATGCCGCCGACGTGGCCGCCGCCGCCGGCGGCGACCGCCGGGCGTTCGAACGGGTGTACCGGACACACGTGCCCAAGGTGTACAGCCTCTGTCTCCGCATGCTGGGCGATCGCACGCTGGCCGACGAAGTCACGCAGGATGTGTTCGTGCGGGTCTGGGAGAAGCTCCCGGGCTTCCGCGGGGACTCGGCCTTTGGTACCTGGCTGCACCGGGTGGCGGTGAACGTGGTGCTTACCCGCCGCAAAACCAGCGGCATCCAGCACGGGCGCGCCGCCGACGACGACGCCCTGGAGCTGGCCCCCACGCGACACGAACCCGTGGGTGACCGGCTCGACCTCGAAGGCGCCATTGCGCAGCTGCCGAAGGGCGCTCGTACGGTGTTTGTGCTGCACGACGTACAAGGCTTCACGCACGAAGAGATTGGCGAGCAACTCGGCATTACGCCGGGGGGTAGCAAAGCTCAGTTGCACCGCGCGCGCCTGCTGTTGCGCGCCGCGCTGACCCGATAG
- a CDS encoding DUF4097 family beta strand repeat-containing protein, which yields MSFSRVSAVMTIAAGAMLMAPAPALQAQSRDTTVRVTGSAVVDVTVRTGKLVVRGVDGSTGSVRGGSSNYELRSTGVSLTLVSRDDTRRNARADRDESTIELDVPRGVRLVVSTLSADVDVRDIGGSAEIRTTSGDIQLTDVSGRAIVETISGDVRTTGSGALLRVTTVSGDLRVREARGELDLHTTSGDVSVSGERIGRFAVESMSGDIQFDGLFTTDARVQVSTHSGDVTLRVPDGARGELSLSTYNGELTAGGPLTLLPGESSSARRGRNTRRYAFGTGQAPGVLLDITTFTGDVRLVRGVRP from the coding sequence ATGTCCTTTTCCCGAGTGTCGGCCGTGATGACCATCGCTGCAGGTGCCATGCTCATGGCACCTGCGCCGGCCCTGCAGGCGCAGTCGCGCGATACGACGGTGCGCGTCACCGGCAGCGCCGTGGTGGATGTTACCGTGCGCACTGGCAAGCTCGTGGTACGTGGGGTTGATGGCTCCACCGGCAGTGTGCGCGGCGGCAGCAGCAATTACGAACTGCGCAGCACCGGTGTGTCGCTCACGCTGGTCTCGCGTGACGATACGCGCCGCAATGCACGCGCCGACCGCGACGAGAGCACCATTGAACTCGATGTTCCTCGTGGGGTGCGGCTGGTGGTGTCCACGCTTTCCGCCGACGTAGACGTGCGGGACATCGGCGGCAGTGCGGAAATTCGCACCACCAGTGGTGACATCCAGCTGACCGATGTGTCCGGGCGAGCCATCGTGGAAACCATCTCCGGCGATGTGCGCACCACCGGCAGCGGTGCGCTATTGCGTGTCACTACCGTGAGCGGAGACCTGCGGGTGCGGGAAGCGCGCGGCGAGCTGGATCTGCACACCACCAGTGGCGACGTGAGTGTAAGCGGCGAGCGTATCGGCCGTTTTGCGGTCGAGAGCATGAGTGGAGACATCCAGTTTGACGGGCTGTTCACAACCGATGCCCGTGTACAAGTCAGCACCCACAGTGGCGACGTCACGTTGCGCGTGCCCGATGGGGCGCGTGGAGAACTGTCGCTGTCCACGTACAACGGCGAACTCACGGCCGGTGGCCCGCTCACCCTGCTGCCGGGCGAGTCGTCATCGGCACGGCGTGGGCGCAATACGCGGCGCTATGCCTTCGGGACCGGCCAGGCGCCGGGGGTGTTGCTCGACATTACCACGTTCACCGGCGACGTCCGCCTTGTTCGAGGAGTACGTCCATGA
- a CDS encoding DUF4097 family beta strand repeat-containing protein yields the protein MTILLSEFRMRSRVRPLTAIATITAASLLCATALAAQDTRRENAFTWSGSVPSRGTLFIKNINGGVEVERSTSGRVEVTGEKRWRRGNPDDVRIEEKKSGDNVVICALYNEGATCDERGIRSERRMRWNDRNDVSVRFVVRVPEGTRVDLSTVNGGIEVRDVSTEVHATTVNGSITARSAGGPVYAKTVNGSINVSMGSLGRADDLEYETVNGAITLEFPANFGAELELSTVNGRVSTDFPITVSGTLSPRRLRGTVGDGRTRVRASTVNGSVTLRKGS from the coding sequence ATGACCATTCTGCTTTCGGAGTTCCGTATGCGTTCACGTGTCCGTCCGTTGACCGCCATTGCTACCATCACGGCGGCCTCGCTGCTGTGCGCCACCGCGCTTGCGGCTCAGGATACGCGTCGCGAAAACGCGTTCACCTGGTCGGGCAGTGTCCCGTCGCGCGGCACGCTGTTCATCAAGAACATCAACGGCGGCGTGGAAGTGGAGCGCAGCACCAGCGGCCGCGTGGAAGTCACCGGTGAAAAGCGGTGGCGCCGTGGCAATCCCGATGATGTGCGCATTGAAGAAAAGAAGTCGGGTGACAACGTGGTCATTTGCGCGCTGTACAACGAAGGGGCCACCTGTGACGAGCGGGGGATTCGCTCCGAGCGGCGTATGCGCTGGAACGACCGCAACGACGTGTCCGTGCGTTTCGTGGTGCGGGTGCCGGAAGGCACGCGGGTTGATCTTTCCACCGTGAACGGCGGCATTGAAGTGCGTGACGTGAGCACCGAAGTGCACGCGACCACGGTGAACGGCAGCATCACGGCACGCAGCGCTGGTGGCCCGGTGTACGCCAAGACCGTGAACGGCAGCATCAACGTCTCCATGGGGTCTCTGGGCCGCGCCGACGACCTGGAGTACGAGACCGTGAACGGCGCGATCACCCTCGAGTTTCCCGCCAACTTTGGGGCGGAGCTCGAACTGAGCACGGTGAACGGGCGTGTCTCCACCGACTTCCCCATTACCGTGTCGGGCACGCTCTCCCCGCGTCGGTTGCGCGGCACCGTGGGTGATGGCCGCACCCGCGTGCGCGCCAGCACGGTGAACGGTTCGGTCACGCTGCGAAAAGGGAGCTGA
- a CDS encoding 4a-hydroxytetrahydrobiopterin dehydratase — MNPTPALSDIEIQRSLGPLPGWSRKGDTITKSYHFATFPDGIAFIARVATVAEEQQHHPDVDIRYTKVTFALSTHDSGGITVKDFTLATAIETLAAE; from the coding sequence ATGAACCCTACTCCCGCGCTTTCCGACATCGAGATCCAGCGCAGCCTGGGCCCCCTCCCGGGGTGGTCGCGTAAAGGTGATACCATCACCAAGAGCTATCACTTTGCCACCTTCCCCGACGGCATTGCGTTCATCGCGCGCGTGGCCACCGTGGCGGAAGAACAGCAGCATCACCCCGACGTGGACATCCGCTACACGAAGGTCACCTTCGCGCTCAGCACCCACGATAGCGGTGGCATTACGGTGAAAGATTTCACGCTCGCCACGGCCATCGAAACACTCGCGGCCGAGTAA
- a CDS encoding CocE/NonD family hydrolase yields MNAFLQSRTRAAFSWLAAAALLSACHAVPAVVTHQGIMAADSVRIAADVILPPVVPDGGVPVVFIQTRYWRSFHLRGGTRNNTVPMGPREAIVEKLVTAGFAVVVTDVRGTGASGGEWPWPWSEGEVRDMGPVIDWIVAQRWSNGAVGATGVSYEGTTALLAAGAGRPALRAVLARELEWNLVDEIIAPGNVRNVGFVSSWSRSVDALDHGRFPELFPRLARLGIRGVQPIDDDSTGVLLTSLQQRRPPTDVAGSVVAVRRGSDRFGRSGPPADSLGPAGHAAALAATSAVVGIWGSWWDGATADAVLRAVEQMPIREAVIGPWAHEGTSNASPLRRDDSERATVDLDAVVAFFRRHLVERNAPAVPRMSWYVAGTEAWTSAERWPVTAPRTLYLVGEQLVSTAAASAPRSLTVDFSASTGKNTRWTTGLARPVDAPDRSDARGVISWQSAALEAPLSVFGAPEFVCRVALDAPEAALHVYVESVDRSGRVRLLTEGVQRIGAGQATVRIRPVAFELPAGWSLRLSVAGADAPSFERVPAAGAQRMQFAGEGCRLTVPVVR; encoded by the coding sequence GTGAACGCATTCTTGCAGTCTCGAACACGCGCGGCGTTCTCATGGCTCGCTGCGGCGGCACTCCTTTCTGCCTGCCATGCCGTGCCGGCGGTCGTGACGCACCAGGGCATCATGGCGGCGGACAGCGTCCGGATCGCCGCCGATGTGATTCTGCCGCCCGTTGTTCCGGACGGCGGGGTGCCCGTGGTGTTCATCCAGACCCGCTATTGGAGGAGCTTCCACCTGCGCGGTGGGACGCGGAACAACACGGTCCCGATGGGCCCTCGTGAGGCAATCGTCGAGAAACTGGTAACGGCAGGCTTCGCTGTGGTGGTGACCGACGTCCGCGGCACGGGCGCGTCGGGGGGCGAGTGGCCGTGGCCATGGTCGGAGGGCGAGGTGCGCGACATGGGGCCGGTCATTGACTGGATCGTCGCGCAACGCTGGTCCAATGGCGCCGTTGGGGCGACCGGTGTGTCGTATGAGGGGACCACCGCACTGCTGGCGGCGGGGGCTGGTCGGCCCGCCCTCCGCGCCGTCCTTGCGCGTGAGCTGGAGTGGAATCTGGTTGACGAGATCATCGCGCCCGGCAATGTGCGCAACGTGGGTTTCGTCAGTTCATGGAGCCGCTCGGTTGATGCGCTTGATCACGGCAGGTTTCCCGAACTTTTCCCGCGTCTCGCCCGGCTCGGTATTCGCGGGGTGCAGCCGATCGACGACGACAGCACCGGTGTGCTGCTCACGTCGCTGCAGCAGCGCCGTCCGCCGACGGATGTGGCGGGGAGTGTCGTGGCCGTGCGCCGCGGGAGTGATCGATTCGGCCGGAGTGGTCCACCGGCGGATTCACTCGGTCCCGCTGGCCACGCTGCCGCGTTGGCCGCGACCTCGGCGGTTGTTGGCATCTGGGGCAGCTGGTGGGATGGTGCCACGGCCGACGCGGTGCTCCGAGCCGTTGAGCAGATGCCGATACGCGAAGCGGTGATTGGGCCGTGGGCGCACGAAGGCACCAGCAACGCCAGCCCGTTGCGTCGCGACGACAGCGAACGCGCGACGGTCGATCTCGACGCCGTGGTCGCGTTCTTTCGGCGTCACCTGGTGGAGCGTAATGCCCCAGCGGTTCCGCGCATGTCGTGGTATGTCGCGGGCACCGAGGCGTGGACGTCGGCCGAACGCTGGCCGGTTACCGCACCACGCACGCTCTATCTGGTTGGCGAGCAATTGGTGAGTACGGCCGCGGCGAGTGCCCCGCGTTCACTGACGGTGGACTTTTCGGCATCCACCGGAAAGAACACGCGTTGGACGACTGGGCTCGCGCGACCCGTCGATGCCCCTGATCGATCCGACGCGCGGGGGGTGATCTCGTGGCAGTCCGCCGCGTTGGAGGCACCGCTGTCGGTTTTCGGCGCGCCGGAGTTCGTCTGTCGGGTGGCGCTCGACGCACCGGAGGCGGCGCTGCATGTCTACGTGGAGTCGGTCGATCGCTCAGGGCGTGTGCGGCTGCTCACGGAAGGCGTGCAGCGTATTGGCGCCGGCCAGGCGACGGTGCGCATCCGGCCGGTGGCGTTCGAGTTGCCGGCGGGGTGGTCGCTGCGCCTGTCGGTCGCCGGGGCGGATGCGCCGAGCTTTGAGCGGGTGCCGGCGGCGGGTGCGCAGCGCATGCAGTTCGCTGGTGAGGGGTGCCGGTTGACGGTGCCGGTGGTGCGGTGA
- a CDS encoding PadR family transcriptional regulator yields MSLRYAVLGFLTIQPFSGYDIKRYFDNSVKHFWSADQAAIYRTLNDLERDQLVSYDRVEQQHRPDRKVYHITPAGVAELDAWLATPAAPVVRREPLLLKLFFTGRLDPAGLGTVLQSELTAVDDELAAFKAILTSIERDRADVLGQLGEGEAADAYRRVLVGPLITLTNGLRLGLAYRDWLRGLGEAKDQGTLTDTAMLAELHRLVDQVDDHPGRPPTTVANANHRATPTETSY; encoded by the coding sequence TTGTCGCTCCGCTACGCCGTTCTTGGGTTTCTGACCATCCAGCCGTTCAGCGGCTACGACATCAAGCGCTACTTCGACAACTCCGTCAAACACTTCTGGAGCGCGGATCAGGCCGCCATCTATCGCACACTGAACGACCTGGAACGCGACCAGCTGGTGAGCTACGACCGTGTCGAACAGCAGCATCGGCCGGACCGGAAGGTTTATCACATCACCCCCGCTGGCGTCGCAGAACTCGACGCATGGCTGGCCACCCCGGCCGCCCCGGTCGTGCGTCGCGAGCCGTTGCTGCTCAAGCTGTTCTTTACCGGACGGCTCGACCCCGCCGGACTCGGCACAGTCCTGCAGTCCGAGCTCACCGCCGTCGACGACGAATTGGCGGCGTTCAAAGCGATCCTCACGTCAATCGAGCGCGACCGCGCGGATGTGCTCGGCCAGCTGGGCGAAGGTGAAGCCGCTGACGCGTACCGTCGGGTGCTCGTCGGCCCGCTCATCACACTTACCAATGGTCTCCGACTCGGCCTCGCCTATCGCGACTGGCTACGGGGGCTCGGTGAGGCAAAGGATCAGGGCACGCTGACTGACACCGCGATGCTGGCCGAGCTTCATCGACTCGTAGACCAGGTCGATGACCATCCGGGACGACCGCCTACGACTGTGGCAAACGCCAACCACCGTGCAACGCCAACGGAGACGTCGTACTGA
- a CDS encoding phosphate ABC transporter ATP-binding protein, producing MTTAMPVVAQQGSARRINRYVLPAADVPAPPTVVAVRDLDLHYGAFQALTKVSVEIPDRTITALIGPSGCGKSTLLRCINRLNDLVPGVRVQGQVQVAGQDVLGAQLPVQELRRLVGMVFQRPNPFPLSVAENLTYGPRLHGTLSRSDATVLVEEVLQAVGLWEALKDRLHTSALRLSPEQQQRLCIARALATRPAVLLMDEPCSALDPVATEHIEALMLRLASERAIIVVTHNMQQAQRVSTYSGFMLMGELVEFGLTPQLFEAARDTRTADYVAGRFG from the coding sequence ATGACGACAGCGATGCCAGTGGTAGCGCAGCAGGGCAGTGCGCGGCGAATCAATCGGTACGTGTTGCCGGCGGCGGATGTGCCGGCGCCGCCGACGGTGGTGGCGGTACGCGATCTGGATCTGCATTATGGCGCCTTTCAGGCGTTGACCAAGGTGTCGGTGGAGATCCCCGATCGCACCATCACGGCGCTGATTGGTCCGTCTGGATGCGGAAAGAGCACGTTGTTGCGGTGCATCAACCGATTGAATGACCTGGTGCCCGGCGTGCGCGTGCAAGGGCAGGTGCAGGTGGCGGGGCAGGATGTGCTTGGTGCGCAGTTGCCGGTGCAGGAGCTGCGGCGCCTGGTGGGGATGGTGTTTCAGCGTCCCAATCCGTTTCCGCTCAGTGTGGCGGAGAACCTCACGTACGGCCCGCGGTTGCATGGCACGTTGTCGCGCAGTGATGCCACGGTGCTGGTGGAAGAAGTGCTGCAGGCGGTGGGGTTGTGGGAGGCGCTCAAGGACCGGTTGCACACGTCGGCGCTGCGACTGTCGCCGGAGCAGCAACAGCGGTTGTGCATTGCGCGGGCCTTGGCCACGCGGCCGGCGGTGTTGCTCATGGACGAGCCGTGCTCTGCGCTGGACCCGGTGGCCACGGAGCACATTGAGGCGCTCATGCTGCGGTTGGCCAGCGAGCGGGCGATCATTGTGGTGACGCACAACATGCAGCAGGCGCAGCGCGTGTCCACGTACTCCGGCTTCATGCTCATGGGCGAGCTGGTGGAGTTCGGGCTCACACCGCAGCTGTTTGAGGCAGCGCGGGATACGCGCACGGCCGATTATGTGGCGGGGCGGTTCGGGTGA
- a CDS encoding phosphate ABC transporter ATP-binding protein: MTWATEAPASACALDVTDLTIRYGAHVALQPMSLRIAPGSIHGIIGPAGSGKTSFLRTLNRMSVELDGATADGRIALDGEAILGDGVVVDAHGLARLRRRMGIVFATPQPLPRSIYENVAYGPRIAGVREQAALDAIVERSLRAVHLWDEVSSRLSLSGMQLSGGQQQRLCLARTLALDPGVVLLDEPCSALDPISTARIEETMRTLKERITFVLVTNTMRQAERVCDTTSFFLMGEHIETAPTPDLFNAASHPKTRAYLAGQFG; encoded by the coding sequence GTGACCTGGGCGACTGAGGCACCGGCGAGCGCCTGCGCGCTCGACGTCACGGATCTCACGATCCGCTACGGCGCGCATGTGGCGTTGCAGCCCATGTCGCTACGCATTGCGCCGGGCAGTATTCACGGCATCATCGGCCCGGCGGGGAGCGGGAAGACGTCATTCCTGCGCACGCTCAATCGCATGAGTGTGGAGCTTGATGGCGCCACGGCCGACGGGCGTATTGCGTTGGATGGGGAGGCAATTTTGGGTGACGGCGTGGTGGTGGATGCCCACGGTCTGGCTCGTCTGCGACGAAGGATGGGGATTGTGTTCGCCACGCCGCAGCCGCTGCCGCGCAGCATTTACGAGAACGTGGCCTATGGGCCGCGTATTGCCGGCGTGCGGGAGCAGGCGGCGCTCGATGCCATCGTGGAGCGATCGTTGCGAGCGGTGCACCTGTGGGATGAAGTCTCGTCGCGTCTGTCGCTGTCGGGGATGCAACTCTCCGGCGGGCAGCAGCAGCGGCTCTGTCTGGCGCGCACGCTGGCGCTCGACCCGGGGGTGGTGTTGCTGGACGAGCCGTGCTCGGCGCTGGATCCCATCTCCACGGCGCGTATTGAAGAGACCATGCGTACGCTCAAGGAACGCATCACGTTCGTGCTGGTGACCAACACCATGCGGCAGGCCGAGCGGGTGTGTGATACCACGAGCTTCTTCTTGATGGGCGAACATATCGAGACGGCGCCCACCCCGGATCTGTTCAACGCGGCGTCGCACCCCAAAACGCGCGCCTATCTTGCGGGTCAATTCGGCTGA
- the pstA gene encoding phosphate ABC transporter permease PstA — protein MSRPTSPAFSEAVRNPGGPTAPSTGRALLVQRVATVALWSATLLTLALLVLIIVFVMQRGLSQVTWDFLSQAPSRSGAEGGIWPMIVGTLYVTAAGVLLATPIGLGAAIYLAEYTAEGRVSRIIRSGTESLAGVPSIIFGLFGFAFFVTTLGLGWSILSGGLTLGAMILPTIIRTAEEALRAVPREFRHVAQSLGASKWDAIRTVVLPVAAPGVATGVVLGVGRAISETAAVIFTAGVALEMPTSLFSSTRTMSVHFYTLTMEGISDEKAYGTAAVLVVTILLLNIMAYSLMHRMTRRYR, from the coding sequence ATGTCGCGACCAACGTCGCCGGCGTTTTCGGAGGCGGTTCGCAATCCCGGCGGTCCCACGGCGCCATCAACCGGTCGCGCGTTGCTGGTACAGCGCGTGGCGACCGTGGCTTTGTGGTCGGCCACGTTGCTTACGCTGGCGTTGCTGGTGCTCATTATCGTCTTCGTCATGCAGCGCGGCCTCTCGCAGGTCACGTGGGACTTCCTGAGCCAGGCGCCCAGTCGGTCGGGTGCTGAAGGCGGCATTTGGCCCATGATTGTGGGCACGCTGTATGTCACCGCAGCCGGCGTGCTGCTGGCAACACCGATAGGGCTGGGGGCGGCGATTTACCTGGCCGAGTACACGGCGGAGGGGCGCGTGTCGCGGATTATCCGGAGTGGTACGGAAAGCCTGGCCGGAGTGCCGTCCATCATCTTCGGTCTGTTTGGTTTCGCATTCTTTGTCACCACGTTGGGGTTGGGATGGTCCATTCTTTCCGGCGGCCTCACGCTCGGTGCAATGATTCTGCCCACGATCATTCGCACCGCCGAAGAGGCGCTGCGGGCGGTGCCGCGGGAATTCCGGCATGTGGCGCAGTCGCTGGGGGCCAGCAAGTGGGACGCCATACGCACGGTGGTGTTGCCCGTGGCGGCGCCGGGTGTGGCCACGGGCGTGGTACTGGGCGTGGGGCGCGCGATCAGCGAAACGGCGGCGGTGATTTTTACGGCCGGCGTGGCGCTGGAGATGCCCACGTCGCTGTTCTCGTCCACCCGTACCATGAGTGTGCACTTCTACACGCTCACCATGGAAGGGATTTCCGACGAGAAGGCGTACGGCACGGCGGCCGTGCTGGTGGTGACGATCCTGCTGCTCAATATCATGGCGTACAGCCTGATGCACCGCATGACGCGGCGGTATCGGTGA